From the Pseudarthrobacter sp. MM222 genome, one window contains:
- the tatA gene encoding Sec-independent protein translocase subunit TatA encodes MRLEGWHLIIIIILALVLFAAPKLPGMARSLGQSMRIFKSEVREMKKDGSTDAKTEADPVEGRVVNHPRTPGTESRPGEGTDVPPPNRA; translated from the coding sequence ATGAGGCTTGAAGGCTGGCATCTCATCATCATCATCATTCTGGCATTGGTGCTTTTCGCGGCACCGAAGCTGCCCGGCATGGCGCGCAGCCTTGGCCAGTCGATGCGCATCTTCAAGTCGGAGGTCCGCGAAATGAAGAAGGACGGCAGCACCGACGCCAAGACGGAAGCCGATCCCGTCGAGGGCCGGGTCGTGAACCACCCGCGGACCCCCGGCACCGAGAGCCGCCCGGGCGAAGGAACCGACGTTCCGCCTCCGAACCGCGCCTAA
- a CDS encoding polyprenol monophosphomannose synthase, whose translation MRVLTIIPTYNELESLPKTLGRLRTAVPASDVLVVDDNSPDGTGGLADRIAAEDSQVHVMHRAGKAGLGAAYIAGFKWGLDAGYDVLVEMDADGSHKPEQLPQLLEAVEQGADLAMGSRWVPGGSVVNWPLYRQAISRVGSTYARIMLGVKIKDVTGGFRAFRRTTLEKLNLDTVDSVGYGFQVDLAWRVAKLGLTIVERPITFVERELGASKMSGNIVVEAMVNVTRWGLKARWNKLTGKKSL comes from the coding sequence GTGCGTGTCCTCACGATCATCCCGACCTACAACGAGCTTGAATCGTTGCCCAAGACTCTCGGGCGTTTGCGCACCGCTGTGCCGGCTTCCGATGTTTTGGTCGTCGACGACAACAGCCCTGACGGTACGGGTGGGTTGGCGGACCGGATTGCCGCCGAGGACAGCCAGGTCCACGTCATGCATCGGGCCGGCAAAGCGGGACTCGGCGCGGCTTACATCGCAGGCTTCAAGTGGGGCCTTGATGCGGGCTATGACGTCCTCGTTGAAATGGACGCAGACGGTTCGCACAAGCCCGAGCAGCTTCCCCAGCTCCTTGAGGCGGTGGAACAGGGCGCCGATCTCGCCATGGGTTCGCGCTGGGTGCCCGGCGGCAGCGTCGTCAACTGGCCGCTCTACCGCCAGGCGATCTCCCGGGTCGGGAGCACCTACGCGCGGATTATGCTGGGCGTCAAGATCAAGGACGTGACCGGGGGGTTCCGCGCGTTCCGCCGCACCACCCTGGAGAAACTTAACCTCGACACCGTCGACTCGGTTGGCTACGGCTTCCAGGTGGACCTCGCCTGGCGGGTGGCGAAACTCGGGCTCACCATCGTGGAACGTCCCATCACCTTTGTGGAGCGGGAGCTTGGCGCCTCAAAGATGAGCGGCAACATCGTGGTCGAGGCCATGGTCAATGTCACCCGCTGGGGCCTGAAGGCCCGCTGGAACAAGCTGACCGGCAAGAAGTCGCTCTAG
- a CDS encoding DEAD/DEAH box helicase has protein sequence MSSLPGPESPAERYRASVERAAEAKTYLGGFIRSLEFELDDFQREACLSLQAGRGVLVAAPTGAGKTIVGEFAIYLALQRGLKAFYTTPIKALSNQKYSELSEKYGAAQVGLLTGDTSINGDAPVVVMTTEVLRNMLYADSDTLDDLGFVVMDEVHYLADRFRGAVWEEVIIHLPSEVQVASLSATVSNAEEFGAWLDTVRGQTDVIVSEHRPVPLWQHVMVGRKIVDLFAGDTTFDEIAPAGEADVAVTTESADPSTRPGFEVNPELLSMARAESQMNFRGRFGHGGRNERHQRNQRSQRDDAPQGGPRSPVRKASRPQVIASLDRQDLLPAITFIFSRAGCDAAVAQCVSAGLWLTTEQEQLIIARRVDEAAQDIPSDDLDVLGFWNWRDGLLRGLAAHHAGMLPTFKEVVEKLFVDGLVKAVFATETLALGVNMPARCVVLEKLDKFNGEAHVNITAGEYTQLTGRAGRRGIDVEGHAVVLWQPGTDPAAVAGLASRRTYPLNSSFRPTYNMSINLLAQFGRVRAREILESSFAQFQADRSVVGLARQVRSREESLAGFAKAMTCHLGDFTEYSRLLRALSDAEKNASKSGSRAKKTLTEDSLSRLLPGDVVDVPGGRAPGLAVVLSSDHHSREPRPAVLTMDNQLRRIGIHDVEGPLAPITRIRIPKSFNAKVPKSRRDLASSVRNAIRENRPPAPPNRNDDFGRAAALPNQEKRIAELRRELRAHPCHGCSEREDHARWSERWWKLRQETDGLVRQIQGRTNTIAKTFDRVCGVLASYGYLETSDSGVLTISRDGQRLRRIYGEKDLLISQSLRMGAFSDLDAAEVAALASVLVYQAKREDRGLRPKMPSVSLESAVDTVVREWSALEDVEEASKLPLTGEPELGLVWPIFKWAKGRHLQDVLSGTDLAAGDFVRWVKQVIDLLDQLAKIPDLDPRIARLCGDAIKLVKRGVVAYSSVT, from the coding sequence ATGTCCTCACTCCCCGGGCCGGAATCGCCGGCTGAACGCTACCGCGCCAGCGTCGAACGGGCCGCAGAAGCTAAAACCTATCTGGGCGGGTTCATCCGGTCGCTGGAATTCGAACTTGACGACTTCCAGCGCGAGGCGTGTCTGTCGCTCCAGGCCGGCCGCGGTGTCCTCGTGGCGGCGCCTACCGGGGCCGGCAAGACCATCGTGGGGGAGTTCGCCATCTACCTGGCCCTTCAGCGCGGCCTCAAAGCCTTCTACACCACGCCGATCAAGGCACTCAGCAACCAGAAATACTCCGAGCTGTCCGAAAAGTACGGCGCCGCGCAGGTAGGGCTGCTGACCGGTGACACCAGCATCAACGGTGACGCGCCCGTGGTGGTGATGACCACAGAGGTGCTCCGCAACATGCTGTACGCCGACTCCGACACCCTCGACGATCTGGGGTTCGTCGTCATGGACGAGGTTCACTACCTAGCCGACCGTTTCCGCGGCGCGGTCTGGGAAGAGGTCATCATCCACCTGCCCAGCGAGGTCCAGGTGGCCTCGCTGAGCGCCACGGTCTCCAACGCCGAGGAGTTCGGCGCCTGGCTGGACACCGTGCGCGGGCAGACCGACGTGATCGTCTCGGAGCACCGCCCGGTACCGCTCTGGCAGCACGTCATGGTGGGCCGGAAGATCGTGGATCTCTTTGCCGGGGATACCACCTTCGACGAAATCGCACCGGCCGGGGAGGCCGACGTCGCAGTCACGACGGAATCTGCCGACCCCAGCACCCGCCCGGGGTTCGAAGTGAACCCCGAACTCCTCTCGATGGCGCGGGCCGAAAGCCAAATGAACTTCCGCGGCCGTTTCGGCCACGGCGGACGCAACGAGCGGCATCAACGCAACCAACGCAGCCAGCGCGACGACGCCCCTCAGGGCGGCCCGCGCAGCCCGGTCCGCAAAGCGAGCCGGCCGCAGGTCATCGCCAGCCTGGACCGCCAGGACCTGCTCCCGGCGATCACCTTCATCTTCTCCCGCGCCGGCTGCGACGCCGCCGTGGCCCAGTGCGTCTCCGCCGGGCTCTGGCTGACCACCGAGCAGGAGCAGCTCATCATCGCCCGGCGCGTCGACGAGGCCGCCCAGGACATCCCCTCCGATGACCTGGACGTCCTCGGGTTCTGGAACTGGCGCGACGGCTTGTTGCGCGGCCTCGCCGCGCACCACGCGGGCATGCTGCCCACCTTCAAGGAAGTCGTGGAAAAGCTCTTCGTCGACGGACTGGTCAAGGCCGTCTTCGCCACCGAGACCCTGGCGCTCGGCGTCAACATGCCCGCGCGCTGCGTCGTGCTGGAAAAGCTCGACAAGTTCAACGGCGAGGCGCACGTCAACATCACGGCGGGGGAGTACACCCAGCTGACCGGCCGGGCCGGCCGGCGCGGTATCGACGTCGAAGGCCACGCCGTGGTGCTGTGGCAGCCCGGCACCGACCCCGCCGCCGTCGCCGGCCTCGCCTCCCGCCGGACCTACCCGCTGAACTCAAGCTTCCGGCCCACCTACAACATGTCCATCAACCTGCTGGCCCAGTTCGGCCGGGTGCGCGCCCGGGAGATCCTGGAGTCCTCCTTCGCCCAGTTCCAGGCCGACCGCTCCGTCGTCGGACTGGCCAGGCAGGTCCGGAGCCGGGAAGAGTCACTGGCCGGATTCGCCAAGGCGATGACCTGCCACCTTGGCGACTTCACCGAATACTCCCGGCTGCTGCGGGCTCTGTCCGACGCCGAGAAGAACGCCTCCAAGAGCGGCTCCCGGGCGAAGAAGACGCTCACCGAGGACTCCCTGAGCCGGCTGTTGCCCGGGGACGTGGTGGACGTGCCCGGCGGCCGGGCGCCGGGACTCGCCGTCGTGCTCAGCTCTGACCATCACTCCCGCGAACCCCGGCCGGCGGTCCTGACGATGGACAACCAGTTGCGGCGGATCGGCATCCATGACGTCGAGGGCCCGCTCGCGCCCATCACGCGGATCCGGATTCCGAAGTCCTTCAACGCCAAGGTGCCCAAATCGCGGCGCGATCTGGCCTCCTCGGTGCGCAACGCCATTCGGGAGAACCGCCCGCCGGCTCCGCCAAACCGCAACGACGACTTCGGCCGCGCGGCGGCCCTGCCGAATCAGGAAAAGCGGATCGCCGAGCTGCGGCGGGAATTGCGCGCCCACCCCTGCCATGGCTGCAGCGAACGCGAAGACCACGCGCGCTGGTCCGAACGCTGGTGGAAGCTCCGCCAGGAGACGGACGGACTGGTCCGGCAGATCCAGGGCCGCACGAACACCATCGCGAAGACGTTCGACCGGGTGTGCGGCGTGCTGGCCAGCTACGGCTACCTGGAAACCTCCGACTCCGGAGTGCTCACGATCAGCCGGGACGGGCAGCGGCTGCGCCGGATCTACGGGGAAAAGGACCTGCTCATTTCCCAGTCCCTGCGGATGGGTGCCTTCAGCGACCTCGACGCCGCCGAAGTGGCAGCGCTGGCGAGCGTCCTGGTCTACCAGGCCAAGCGTGAGGACCGCGGGCTGCGGCCGAAGATGCCGAGCGTCTCGCTGGAATCCGCCGTCGACACCGTGGTGCGGGAATGGTCGGCCCTCGAGGACGTGGAGGAAGCCAGCAAGCTGCCGCTGACCGGCGAGCCCGAACTGGGCCTCGTCTGGCCGATCTTCAAATGGGCCAAGGGCCGGCACCTTCAGGACGTCCTCAGCGGGACCGACCTGGCCGCGGGTGACTTTGTCCGCTGGGTGAAGCAGGTCATCGACCTGCTGGACCAGTTGGCCAAGATCCCCGACCTGGACCCGCGCATCGCCCGTCTCTGCGGGGACGCGATCAAGCTCGTCAAACGCGGCGTCGTTGCGTACTCCTCGGTGACCTAG
- a CDS encoding FKBP-type peptidyl-prolyl cis-trans isomerase — translation MSFGQRDLDRQKPEIDFPEGAVPTELVITDLIEGDGAEAKAGDTVSTHYVGVAWSTGEEFDASWGRGAPLDFKVGVGQVIQGWDQGLLGMKVGGRRRLEIPSELAYGSRGAGGAIGPNEALIFVVDLVAVR, via the coding sequence ATGTCATTTGGACAGCGCGACCTCGACCGCCAGAAGCCGGAAATTGACTTCCCCGAAGGCGCCGTTCCCACCGAACTGGTCATCACGGACCTGATCGAGGGCGACGGCGCCGAGGCGAAGGCCGGCGACACCGTCTCCACCCACTACGTCGGTGTGGCCTGGTCCACCGGCGAAGAATTCGACGCCTCCTGGGGCCGCGGCGCACCGCTGGACTTCAAGGTCGGCGTCGGCCAGGTCATCCAGGGCTGGGATCAGGGCCTGCTCGGCATGAAGGTCGGCGGCCGCCGCCGGTTGGAGATTCCCTCTGAGCTGGCGTATGGCTCCCGTGGCGCCGGCGGGGCGATCGGCCCGAACGAGGCGCTGATCTTCGTCGTCGACCTCGTCGCCGTCCGCTAG
- the tatC gene encoding twin-arginine translocase subunit TatC: protein MAVTMGRRSNPEGRMALLDHLKELRNRLFKSAIAVILGTVVGFLVYQPMLAALIKPIRDLNEHEGRQATLNFDGVASSFDLMIQVSVFLGLIVASPVWLYQLWAFIVPGLHKKERRLALSFVAVAVPLFVGGVLLAWLVLPNAVRVLTDFTPSGGSNFISAQVYLSFVLRLLLAFGIAFLLPVVLFGLNLAGLIKGQQLVKSWRITVFLVCLFAAMAAPGADAMSMFYLAGPMLALFFAAIGLCLLNDRRRERRAVKRAAETEAMAGQATPSSELENL from the coding sequence ATGGCAGTAACGATGGGTCGCCGGTCTAATCCCGAGGGGCGGATGGCGCTCCTGGACCACCTGAAAGAGCTGCGGAACCGACTCTTCAAGTCGGCGATCGCCGTCATACTCGGAACCGTCGTGGGCTTCCTTGTCTACCAGCCGATGCTCGCGGCGCTGATCAAACCGATCCGCGACCTCAACGAGCATGAGGGCCGGCAGGCCACCCTGAACTTTGACGGCGTGGCAAGCTCCTTCGACCTGATGATCCAGGTGTCTGTTTTCCTTGGCCTCATCGTCGCCAGCCCCGTCTGGCTCTACCAGCTCTGGGCCTTCATCGTGCCGGGGCTGCACAAGAAGGAACGCCGTCTGGCCCTGTCCTTCGTCGCCGTCGCCGTCCCGCTGTTCGTCGGCGGCGTGCTGCTGGCCTGGCTGGTGCTCCCGAACGCTGTCCGCGTCCTGACCGATTTCACCCCGTCCGGGGGATCCAACTTCATCAGCGCCCAGGTCTATCTGTCGTTTGTGTTGCGGCTGCTGCTGGCTTTCGGCATCGCCTTCCTCCTGCCGGTGGTCCTCTTCGGCCTGAACCTGGCCGGCCTGATCAAGGGCCAGCAGCTGGTCAAGAGCTGGCGCATCACAGTCTTCCTGGTCTGCCTATTCGCTGCGATGGCCGCGCCCGGGGCCGATGCGATGAGCATGTTCTACCTCGCCGGTCCTATGCTGGCCCTCTTTTTCGCCGCCATCGGGCTCTGCCTGCTCAACGACCGCCGCCGGGAACGGCGCGCCGTCAAGCGCGCCGCCGAGACCGAGGCCATGGCGGGCCAGGCAACTCCAAGCTCCGAGCTGGAGAATCTCTAG
- a CDS encoding helix-turn-helix transcriptional regulator: MSASRTERLLNLLIALLNTKYGLRRSELREKVYHDTVSSDVSFGRMFERDKSELRQFGFDVETLTDKGWGSDDPATTRYRIGKDSNRLPDVSLTPEECTVLILAAQLWEHAALGSAALDAVRKLQAAGGLSDAELPAGVQPRIRPAGQAFEDLIAAMHAQHPVSFHYLAGSTGKEEERHVEPWGLGSRFGQWYLVGHDQTRGDRRFFRLSRVTSAVTVLEKESFTPPSGFNVRAELAGLAELPQQTAVVDVQQGRLLGLRRRAQHVPAAVPATVAATDPGAEPGATPPAAGRDRLMVPFRDAETLGEELASYGPRVRVVSPPELVTAVRRRLSAAADFAAAPVPPIFFPDAGPAKRGRKRTSEDQLKRMLQLVPFLVHNQGLHISEVASRFGITRRELEEDLRILICSGLPEGYPDDLLDIQWDDDHVFITQDLDLNRPVRFTVEEACALLTGLETLNGLPELAEGNALESVTLKLLAAAGEEGLKAASLSGPEVGPEDSGTLEKAREAIRTGAQLRLRYFSPQSDSVSERDVDPLRLYSLDSTWYLEAYCHSARALRNFRLDRIEELNATGRPVSANATPAESFPVKLFTPNDDDTVVVVELTRRGVGLADDYYAERTAALPGGGMLAEVRFGNPDWLPMFVAQHGGAVRILEPASLAATARDWVEAARAQYEDWPAPRLD; encoded by the coding sequence GTGTCCGCCTCTCGTACTGAACGCCTTCTGAACCTGCTCATCGCCCTGCTGAACACCAAGTACGGCCTGCGCCGCAGCGAACTGCGCGAAAAGGTGTACCACGACACCGTCAGCAGCGACGTCTCCTTCGGGCGGATGTTCGAACGGGACAAGAGTGAGCTTCGTCAGTTCGGCTTCGACGTCGAGACACTGACGGACAAAGGCTGGGGCTCGGATGACCCGGCGACCACGCGGTACCGGATCGGCAAGGACTCCAACCGTCTGCCGGACGTCAGCCTGACCCCGGAAGAATGCACGGTACTGATCCTGGCCGCGCAGCTCTGGGAGCACGCCGCACTCGGCTCGGCCGCGCTGGACGCGGTGCGCAAACTCCAGGCAGCCGGAGGGCTCTCCGACGCCGAACTTCCCGCCGGGGTCCAGCCGCGGATCCGTCCGGCCGGACAGGCGTTCGAGGACCTCATCGCCGCCATGCACGCCCAGCACCCGGTCAGCTTCCACTACCTCGCCGGCAGCACCGGCAAGGAGGAGGAACGGCACGTGGAGCCTTGGGGCCTTGGCAGCCGCTTCGGCCAGTGGTACCTCGTCGGCCACGACCAGACGCGCGGGGACCGGCGATTCTTCCGGCTCTCCCGCGTGACCTCGGCCGTGACCGTGCTCGAGAAGGAATCCTTCACGCCGCCGTCCGGCTTCAACGTCCGCGCCGAACTCGCGGGGCTGGCGGAGCTCCCGCAGCAGACCGCCGTTGTCGACGTCCAGCAGGGCAGGCTGTTGGGCCTTCGCAGACGCGCCCAGCACGTCCCGGCCGCCGTCCCCGCCACCGTCGCCGCCACAGACCCGGGCGCAGAGCCCGGCGCGACGCCGCCCGCTGCCGGCCGGGACCGCCTGATGGTGCCGTTCCGCGACGCAGAGACCCTCGGCGAGGAGCTCGCCTCCTACGGTCCGCGGGTGAGGGTTGTGTCCCCGCCCGAGCTGGTCACGGCCGTGCGGCGCCGTCTGTCCGCGGCCGCGGACTTCGCCGCCGCTCCCGTCCCGCCGATCTTCTTCCCGGACGCGGGTCCGGCCAAACGCGGACGCAAACGTACCTCCGAGGACCAGCTCAAGCGGATGCTCCAGCTGGTCCCGTTCCTGGTCCACAACCAGGGCCTGCACATCAGCGAGGTCGCGTCCCGGTTCGGGATCACCCGCAGGGAACTCGAGGAGGACCTCCGGATCCTGATCTGCTCGGGCCTGCCCGAGGGCTACCCCGATGACCTGCTGGACATCCAGTGGGACGATGACCACGTCTTCATCACCCAGGACCTGGACCTTAACCGACCCGTGCGCTTCACGGTAGAGGAGGCCTGTGCGCTGCTGACGGGCCTGGAGACCCTCAACGGCTTGCCCGAACTCGCCGAGGGCAACGCCCTGGAGTCCGTCACGCTGAAGCTCCTGGCGGCGGCCGGCGAGGAAGGGCTGAAGGCGGCCTCGCTGTCCGGCCCGGAGGTAGGGCCGGAGGACTCGGGGACCCTGGAGAAGGCACGCGAAGCCATCCGCACCGGCGCGCAGCTGCGGCTCCGATATTTCTCGCCGCAGAGCGATTCCGTTTCCGAACGTGATGTGGACCCGCTGCGGCTCTATTCACTCGACAGCACCTGGTATCTCGAGGCCTACTGCCACTCCGCGCGCGCCCTGCGCAACTTCCGGCTGGACCGGATCGAAGAGCTGAACGCCACCGGCCGCCCGGTATCCGCGAACGCGACGCCGGCCGAAAGCTTCCCGGTAAAACTGTTCACCCCGAACGACGACGACACTGTCGTCGTCGTCGAACTGACCCGGCGGGGCGTCGGGCTCGCCGACGACTACTACGCCGAACGCACCGCGGCCCTTCCCGGTGGCGGCATGCTGGCAGAAGTCCGCTTCGGCAACCCGGACTGGCTGCCGATGTTCGTGGCCCAGCACGGCGGTGCTGTCCGGATCCTGGAGCCGGCCAGCCTCGCGGCCACGGCGCGGGACTGGGTGGAGGCTGCCCGGGCCCAGTACGAAGACTGGCCGGCACCCCGGCTAGACTGA
- a CDS encoding amidohydrolase, producing MTDSKPTPAPRKVTLYRNGSVYTAADPFASAMLVDGDTVAWVGSEQAATSIADASMDIVDLNGALLAPGFVDSHAHLTETGIARNSLQLGGVSSARELLDAVAGSTAEGTILGHGWDETLWADPSLPSAAELERAAGGRKVYLSRIDVHSALVSPALAAAAGLEGVSAGGQVKRAAHTAARLAARRLPAAALRGYQQQALAEAAANGYVGLAEMAAPHIGSIEDLRLAVGWNDESRNGTAVPEILPYWGELATSPEHAQSILDGLGVSVLGLAGDLNIDGSIGSRTAALRADYTDFPGERGSLYISVDQAAAHLAACSLLGIQAGFHIIGDAGLDAALDALDLAAAEVGEQRVRAAGHRFEHVELADAGAIGRLAKYSVTVSAQPCFDSAWGGAGKLYEQRLGSRQVGMNPFASFYAAGVPICFGSDSPVTPLRPWSSVRACLEHSNPAEQISARAAFLGHTRAGWRAARYRNPMAGQLVPGAPASFAVWEVEELMVQVADGRVQSWSTDPRARTPLLPALDTGSDPACLLTVRDGRELFSSGALGA from the coding sequence ATGACCGACTCCAAGCCCACCCCCGCACCGCGCAAGGTCACGCTGTACCGCAACGGTTCCGTCTACACGGCCGCCGACCCCTTTGCCTCCGCGATGCTGGTCGACGGCGACACGGTGGCGTGGGTCGGCTCCGAACAGGCCGCCACGTCCATCGCCGACGCCTCGATGGACATCGTGGACCTGAACGGCGCACTCCTGGCCCCCGGTTTCGTCGATTCCCACGCCCACCTGACCGAGACGGGCATCGCTCGGAACTCCCTGCAGCTCGGCGGCGTCAGCTCCGCCCGGGAGCTGCTCGACGCCGTCGCCGGGTCCACCGCGGAAGGCACCATCCTGGGCCACGGCTGGGACGAAACGCTGTGGGCCGACCCCAGCCTGCCGTCAGCGGCAGAACTGGAACGCGCAGCAGGAGGACGCAAGGTCTACCTCTCCCGCATCGATGTGCACTCGGCGCTGGTTTCCCCAGCCCTGGCGGCGGCGGCCGGACTGGAGGGCGTTTCCGCCGGCGGCCAGGTCAAGCGCGCCGCGCACACGGCCGCACGGCTCGCAGCGCGGCGCCTGCCCGCCGCCGCACTCCGCGGCTACCAGCAGCAGGCACTAGCCGAAGCAGCCGCCAACGGGTACGTGGGCCTCGCCGAGATGGCGGCACCGCACATCGGCAGCATCGAGGACCTGCGCCTTGCCGTCGGCTGGAACGACGAAAGCCGCAACGGCACCGCCGTTCCCGAGATCCTGCCGTACTGGGGCGAACTGGCCACGTCCCCGGAGCACGCGCAGTCCATCCTGGACGGTCTGGGCGTGTCCGTCCTGGGCCTCGCCGGGGACCTGAACATCGACGGTTCCATCGGGTCCCGCACCGCGGCGCTGCGCGCTGATTACACCGACTTCCCGGGGGAGCGCGGCAGCCTGTATATCTCGGTGGACCAGGCCGCTGCGCATCTGGCAGCCTGCTCGTTGCTGGGCATCCAGGCCGGTTTCCACATCATCGGCGACGCCGGACTGGATGCGGCGCTGGACGCCCTGGACCTGGCCGCCGCAGAAGTAGGGGAGCAGCGCGTCCGTGCCGCCGGCCACCGCTTCGAGCATGTGGAACTCGCCGATGCGGGCGCCATCGGCCGGCTGGCCAAGTACTCCGTGACCGTCAGCGCCCAGCCATGTTTCGACTCCGCCTGGGGCGGAGCCGGCAAGCTGTACGAGCAACGCCTCGGGTCCCGGCAGGTGGGGATGAACCCGTTCGCTTCCTTCTACGCCGCCGGCGTCCCGATCTGCTTCGGCAGCGACAGCCCGGTGACCCCGCTGCGGCCCTGGTCCAGCGTCCGCGCCTGCCTGGAGCACAGCAATCCCGCGGAGCAGATTTCTGCCCGGGCCGCATTCCTTGGCCACACCCGGGCCGGCTGGCGCGCCGCCCGCTACCGCAACCCGATGGCGGGCCAACTCGTCCCTGGCGCTCCGGCAAGCTTTGCCGTCTGGGAGGTCGAAGAACTCATGGTCCAGGTGGCGGATGGCCGGGTGCAGTCCTGGAGCACGGATCCCCGGGCGCGCACGCCACTGCTGCCAGCGCTGGACACGGGCTCGGACCCGGCCTGCCTGCTCACCGTCCGCGACGGCCGCGAACTGTTCTCCAGCGGTGCCCTCGGAGCCTGA